gcaCTTAGTGTTAAATTTTAATTCTCGTTGCAAATCTAATACATTGAAATTATCATAGTTAATGGCCAGTAATCATGATTACATAAATAaaattgctaaataacttgttcaaaatcatggtatcaaataaccaagtaaatattACAAACAAGATACAGAaaattcatccataactctagacATACACGTTAACAACACATGATGAATATAAAATCCAAATTTGTATAATAATTAAACAATAGAATCTAatacaaaagacaaaagaatCCAACcatgaatctcttattaatcaTGCTAATGTCTCTTCAAACTAAACTCGGTCTTCTTTAAAATTAGAAACATCCTtggaaaattgattttttttttaaatgaaagttGAAAGGTGATCGAACTTGTCGGgccaaggtttttttttttaactgagATCAAAAAGTTATTTGTTTAAGCAAATAAATTATCAAATGAAAGTATAAAAAATGACAGTGCCTAAACCCAACAAGCAACAAATGAAGTATCAAAGAATTAAATTACCAAAATTGGAAGAAAGTGTCTAAAAAACTTGGAAGaaagtattaaaaaaaaaaccattttacATAATCTTTTAAAGATTAAAACCGTATAAACATATAAAAAGATGCAGATTACACTTAAAAGAATATTTGGATAACTTTTTCATTCACATTTTGATCTTTAAGAAAACCTATATGAGTCACAACATTAAGTGCTCGTGTCCTTCCATACAAGCATTTTTCGAAAAGAACTAATAGTTTGCATTTTGTCAGTTAATTTATGATTGTTTTCCCCTTAATTTTGTTCCAAGTATTGCATTAATTGgtagattttatttatttttggtgatTGGTGTTGTTTGTAGGGATCCGGAGCTaaaagaagtgaaaaacgtgGTTTTTAACTAAGTTTCTATACATTTCGACTTGGGTGCATCAAGGTCTAACTTTACATATCTAGAAACTTGGGATTTGGCACGTGATttttaatcttgaattttagTCGGTTTGAAGCCATGGAAGTCAGACTCTACAGCGCATAACTAGTCTCCTATTTCTATTAGGACACCAGTTTTGGAAACAATCTTTTTATAGGAGATATAGGAGATGAAATCCGAAAAAATAGCAtcgtaacttttttttttctccgttGTCGTAAGGAATGAATGGacgtcttttcttttcttgttcatCGCACTTTTCGGAGAATGGCTGCAACACTAAACTCAAATATTTCGCGCGTGGCTTTTTTCATGATGATGAACTAAACACTTTTTTCTAGTCAAAAACAATACAGGATTTGGTTCATCTAAAATTGTGATATCGAATTGATTATATTTAATTCTTTTATCACTGGTATTCGTATGTTctctaatttaatttcttattgcTATTATATTGTTTGAATATCAAGGGCATTCGATTTTTAATTCAATCTAATAacctaaaatcaattagagtagttaaatccgtaattatttaattgctttACAATAATcgtaactggcatgattggatttgtgtcaggggacaTATGAGTAAATTTAAAATAACTCTCATAacgtgttatttggttagaatagggtttctctaattcttaaagcaattgaaaatttgaactctaaggtcgtacttagggttatttcttgattagggCAGTAGTTAACGAtcgtaccttaatcaccaatATAACAAGAAGAAGTTGATTGTGATCGcgtgtttggcagttataacttaATTTGTTTTTCCGTTAATaagttaaattattattttatcaaTGATCAATTTTAGTAACCATTTCCGAAATTATTCCTTggttaaaatttatttattaatgtTTCAATTTAATAACTTATCAGCTAGGCCTTGTTATTTGAGTTATTTAATTATTCTCATTTTTATAAAAATCTCCCTTACTCTATGCTCTAGAAAAAATGAATTATTCTCAGTTCCTGTGAATTCGACCCTTCTCACCGTTATAtgcaaaatttatattttatttgaatagatatttattattatacaaATTCAATACCTGTCGAGAACAACCGTTCATTACACCAATTTTTGTGGCTAAATTGAGCACTCGCTCTCAACTCACTTTCGGTCGCACTCGCTCTCTCAACTTCTTCATCTATTTTTTCTCCAAGACATTTTTACAAGTCTTCAACGTATATTCCGGGCAAACGGGCTAAGACAAACCAAGACGATTAAGACTTTGGGATGTACAACGACACTACAAATGCCATTTTTCCACACAATCGGAACATTATCTTCCCATTTGACACAGAACACAATTTTGTATTTTATACTCATCTTCCCAATCAAGCCGAAAGACATACAAACAAATTTTGCTGATCTTAGACGTAAATCTATGAAATTGTATTGCTTAAATTCATCATTCAATCGTTTTCCTCAGTTGCAGTCTTCATTGCAGACAGTTCCATAGTCGTCAAGGTGGTGAGGTGACTACAAATACAAAAGGGCACTTTGCCAGTGTTAACATTCGCATTTAGTGAAACAaatttatctcttttttttttgttcccacTCTTTCAAATATAGTCCAATGAGAAGCAAATTGAAGGTGTGAGTAAAAAATCTTTGTTTCCTATCTTTTAACTTCATTTGATGACATGCAGAAGTATGTTGAAGGGAAAAAATCTTTGAGCTTAcacaaaattaacaaaagaaaacaagaaacatGAAAATTCTTGTCATCACAAGATGACTTGAAATAAAGCAAGAGATGCAGACACTTATGTAAACTACAAATGAGTTGCTCTATGCTCTCTGATTTTGGAAAATAAGTCGATTTCGGATCTTAAATAGGAAGTATGGATTAAATGATCTTCATATATATCTTATAGATTTTCATGGGAAGAATTTCCGACCAATTGTAATTTCAATTATTTGAGATGATTTGTACAAAAGGAAGACCAATTATTAATAGAGCTGCTATATTAAAATGCAATAATACTTTATCCAAGAGAATTCACAATTAAATCAATTAAAGAGCATTGTCCAAAATGAGGAACGAAAGTTATAAACGTGGACCAACTAAGAACATTGGacgaataaatttttaaaagctTTTCTCAAAGCAAAAGCTTGGGGAGGAGGCGAGGTGGAAGGCATTGGGCTTGGGGCATTTTCCCAAAATTATAGGGCAGCGAGATAAGGACTTCAAaagtatttctcaaaatttatgGGGGAAGATTAACTATATAACTCTTGTGACATGTCTTTGGAGGCCAACTGTCGTGCTTTCATTTTGACAAGTTTTATAACGCGTATCTTAAATATTTAGGTTGGGAAAATGTTATGCTttcattttcaaatttatagcaTGTGCTTATCCAGTTCTAACATGCCCAAGACTTGCAACTAACAACGACAATGGAACTGTTTCTTTCCACAAAATTATCTTCCCAATCAACCCACAGCTACTAATTATACCAATTTTTGagctttttattaaaaaaaataatgagaTACTAATTataccaatttttccaattcaAGTCTCCAATCTTTGTAGTCCTGGTCTTCTTTGAAAGTGAATGTTGGACTTTCTCAGCCAAAATGTTAGAGCTTTATGGAGATGATGACAGGTGGGCGACATTTAATTTCTGGAACGTCTCTATGGTTCTTATCCTTGCAAGCATCCTTTCATTTTCCAGCACAAGTCAAGCTTCTATTACTATACAGTGTGTTGGTACTTATATATTTACATGGTTTTATTACGTTATCCAAAGTCTCTTCTTTTTATACACTTGtcttagttttttttctttcacaagTAAAGAAAACGGCTAATTTCTTAGTTTatacgttaaaaaaaaaaacaatccgCCAAATGTACCTCTGACACAGGTCTTTCCTCAAATTATAGCGGCCGTGCTGAGTCAACACGGACGCATAATTAAAAATTCCACCGAAACCTGCTCTGCACAAAATTCAGTGGGTGTCAGAGTGGACGTGCCTAGTCAGCACGTCCGCATCTGACACATGTGCAGACGGTTGTCAGTTTGGTCAGGCGCGGACGTGCCCAGTCAGCACGTCCGCGACTGACCAGGCCACTGCAACATCTGTCAGACGAGGACGTGCTGACTAGGCACGTCCTCTCTGACACCCACTGACTGCGTCTGCGTATTTGCCCATCAGAGAGCAGTAGTGTCTCACCACATCAGTTCAACTATTGGTGCCACAATACACTTTTATGAAACATTGGAATTTATGCTTAATTTCTTAAGGCCAAACATGAAACGCGGTGAGGGTAAAAAAAAGtgcctttatttttattttcagagAAGATCTGCCTCTGATGAGAAATAAAGGTGCAGTTATTGATATTGCAAGGATTATCtttgtttgtttgattatttattatgaCATAAGGTATAAATTTGGTACAAAATATTAAACGTGTgagaattatttatttcttatttaatcatttattacGAAATACAAGAGATTCGAATttcataaaaagaaaattaattatgCAAGGAATGTCCTTGGCTAATTTAATTCGAtatgacacaaaaaaaaaagagatttaaaTTTCTTAAAGAGAATTTAGGAGGAAAGGTTTGCCTTCATATGTTCATGTCCTTTTAAAGAAACTCAAGTGTACGACTTTGGCAATTCAATGAAAAAATAACGAGGAGAGAAAATTTAATTTAGAAGAGAAAGGATTGTggtacaaaatttttttttttgggagctgttttgagagagaaaaaggtgaTCAAGAAAACATTACCATATTGTTTAAATCTGTTGATACTTGCTTGATGAGCAAAAGGCATTGCAACAATTTTTAGTGAATAAGTCTCTCTCCAATATTTCTTcccactgaaaaaaaaaaaaaaagataagagtAGAAGAAAAATGGACTAGTTGGACATTAAGGAAATCTCTctatttctttctctctttttttttctctatatttcttcaaccccccccccccccacccatAACCCCccgggtgtttttttttttgtcctctCAACTTCCATtcccaaattttaaaaaattgaaaaatgaattgaacTTGAAAAATATAGAACTTTCTCTGGAATATATTTTTAGCATCCTTTCCCTTCCATTTCcataacccccccccccccccacccatAACCCCccgggtgttttttttttttgtcctctCAACTTCCATtcccaaatttaaaaaaattgaaaaatgaattgaacTTGAAAAATATAGAACTTTCTCTGGAATATATTATTAGCATCCTTTCCCTTCCATTTCCATCCAAAGGAGGCTGGCAAAACTTAATGAGATGGACTAAGGTTCTGTCAGTTGAGCCCAGCCGGCTGTCACTTATCCTTACAATAAACATATCCCAAACTGACTACCGTCTGTGCATGTGTCAGACGTGGACGTGCTGACTAGGCACGTCCGCTCTGACACCCACTGAATTTTGTGCAGAGCAGGTTTTGGTGGAATTTTTAATTATGCGTCCGTGCTGACTCAGCACGGCCGCTATAGTTTGAGAAAAGGCCCGTGTCAGAGGTACATTTGgcgaattgttttttttttttacctataAACTAAGAAATTAGCCAAAGAAAACACACACACCTCTAATTTAAACGACACAGAACATACACTTGTCTTAGTTGAAGATAAAAGTTTTGTCAATGCCGAGTTGTGGTGTTCCAAAACCTGCATAAATAGTTAATTAACAAATCCATATAGAATTTGTTGAAATAGCCATACATTGTGCCATTGCTCAATATTccgtttatttttttttctcccaagAAACTGTTGCAAGTTTAGGTGTTCTTAGTATCTTGATCTTGAAgcctacaattttttttttgataccCAATTTTATGTTAGactcttaataattttttattgatTATGTAGCCATGGTTGAACATTTGAATTTAATTAGTATTGTCTATTAACAAAACCGAGTGCTTGTTGTCTATACGAGTCCAAGCGCCTTCTTCGACAATGAAATGTGGAATTTTTTGCTGTCACAATATCAGATCCTAATGTAACTGATCGTAAGTGACATTTGTCTTGCAAGCGTCTTTCACTTTTCTTACCCGTACCGATTCTTTGGCAAATTTTTCTACCCATCGAGAACCGAGATTTCGCAAAAGGTTATAATAGTTCCCCAAACCAGCATATCatagaaaaatggaagaaaaaagCAGTGCAATCCGCTTACAGTGTATGTCGATACTACATTATCAGAACTCTACACACACACACGTATTTACATCTTAAAGAAAAATCTTTCTGTCCAGCTCTTAAACTATTCTCATTGCCCATTTATAGCTCTTTAATAATACATTgttgcaaacaagtcccttaaAAAAAGTTGGTGCTAATGGAACGAGGGATAATATTGATCAAACACAAGAATTTCTTAACAGTTTTTTGACGAAATTGTCCGTCCGACCATTAAACTATTTTTTTGCACTCTTTTGGCCTCTCAATAATGCACTGTTGCAACCAAACCCTTCAAAAGAAAAGTGTCACATTTAAGGACTTACGCCAAATTTAGCTGTTAGTACTTACGAAATAAGGGGTAAAATTGACCAAGACATCAAGAGAAATGTTCTAAAAGGCGTCACAGATGAAATTGCCTCATTATTTCATCAAAGCCCAATGAAGGTTAAGAAAAATGTCAAGAAGAAAAACGTTAAGAAATTTTCTTGTCATTCTGTCAACACTAACGGCTAAATTTGATATAAATACTTAAACATGACACTTTTTTTTGTTGAGGGACTTGTTTACAACAATGTATTATTGAGCGGCTAAATGAACATAATAGGAATAGTTTAGGGTCGGGCAGATAATTTCCTTGGTAACTTCTTGTGTTTGGTCAATTTTACACCTCATTCCGTTGGCACTAGTGGCTACATTTAACGTAACCCCTTAAACTTGACACTCTTTTTATGAAGGAATTTGTTTGCGACAATATATTATTTAGGGGTCAAAAGAGtgcaataagaaaaattttaggGATTGGGCAGATAGTTTCCTCTATCTTAAATAGTCCGGTTGGGCAAAATTTTATACTTTCATTTTCAAATTTATGGCATGTCCTTCCAACACCAACACGCCCAAGACTTACAACGACAATGGAATAGTTTCTTTCAACAAAATCGACAGATTATCTTCCCATTCAACCAAGAAAAATCCAGCTATACTAATTCTACCAATTTTGAGCTTGTTAAATATATGAGAGATTGGACGAGTGTTTTGGGATAATTCTACCAATTCGGGTCTCCAATTTCTGAGTCCAGGTCTTCTTTGAAAGTGAATGTTGGACTTTCTCAAGCCTAGATGTCAGAGCGCTATGAGGATGATGGCAAGTGGGCGAGATTTAATGTCCGGAGCATCTGTATATTTCCCATCCTTGCAAGcatatttaaattttctagCGCTAGTCAAGATTTTATTCTGGGGCAAACTTTTCTAAGCATTAAGGACTAAGACTTCGGAAAATTTTACAGTTCCATAAAATAGCATATTAAGGAAAAGTGgaacaaaaaaaatactatGTGATACGGTAGCAACTCGTATACAGTGTGCTGTATATACGTTATCCAAAGTCTTTTTTGGTGCAAATATATTAATTTCATATATATTCTCCTGCTCTTTTTAAATACTCATCTACATTGCTGAGTCGAGGTGTTCAAAAACCGGATAAATTTGTTGAAATGGCTTCTTAAATGTTTGAACTAACTTCATGTTGCACTCCTAAACTTATATATCTTTTCCACTTTGTaccttaaatttcaattttagatACCTTACActctaaattctcaattttagaTACTCTATACCTCAAACTCTCAAGTTTGTCGTATTTAAATCCAATCAATTATAGTATTAGCAAAATTAATAACATGGAGAATTCTATAAATCAATGATTCAAGGCTGCTTACACTCCTCCTTTCCGGGAGATAAAAGAGGTCAAGGTATCGTAACTAGAACATAACTATGCATTGTCACTAATTTGTATCATATTTTATTTCGTAAATTTTGTTAATAATCAATGATAATATGTTGAAAAAGGTCAAAAAGAGTCAAGGGATCGCAATTAGAATAAAACGATATATTATCATTAGCTTATACTATCATTTATGTCGTTAATTTTAGTAATGTTGTCATTAATTAGATTTAAATGAGACAAACTTGAAAGTTTAAAGTGTATAGtatccaaatttaaaaaatttaggaTATAAAGGGtctaaaattgaattttaaaatgCAAAGTGGAAAAATGGTATAAGTTCAAAAGTGCAAAGTAGAATTAGTCCTAAATGTTTACTAATCCAATTAAGGAGCAAGATTTTCAAAACCTTGGTTTAAAAAATTTGGATCAATGAATTGGCAAGTTGTCTAATTATTCCCGTATATACTAGACACTAGGAACATCTAATGCACATGCAAGGACAATCATAAGACAATGATAACATCAAATTCTGTCCTGATAGTTATACATGTATGGCAAGTGAacacttttcctttttgtttttatcttttttttcgtatttttttttcagctcTTGTGATATTCTTCTTTAGAAAACAAGTGTTAAACAAAACCATAACCAGAAGTACAATGGTTATCGTTTATTCTGGGCTATAGAATGCTTTCTTTCCACATGATTGGTACATTGTCTTCCCATTTAACCCAGAAACGAGTTTCACACTTTTGTATTTTACATTTATCCACCCAATCAAGTCAGAAAAAATTAAAGCCGATTTTCACTGATCTTAGATGTATACCTATACAACTGTATAGCTTAAACTTCATCATTCTGCTCAATCCCCATATTCATTGTAAACAGTACCGTAGTCAAGAATTTGCGGTGCTGAGGTGAGGTGACCACAAATACAAAACGATACTTTGCTGGTGTTAACATTCGCAGTTAGGGTTGcgaccaaaatttttttttttttttgggtactcTCAGTGTTATAAGAAGCTAATTGAATAGTGAGTAAAAAGAATCTTTGCTTGCTATCTTTTAACCGCATTTGATGATATGCGAAAGTATGTTGAAGGGAAAACATGTTTTAAGTGTACACAAAAGTTacagaaataataataatgataatattaataataattttgTCATCACAAGATCAGTTGAAATAAGATAAGAGTTATGGTCTTGAAGTATGTTGAGCGTAGCCCTACACATTGATACCAATTTCACAAGTTGGTTGAGATTGTTAGGAGACAAACTCAACTAGTTAAGGCCCAACCTTCCTagctacaattttttttttttttgggtagcgACATAGGTTTAATCATATTGTAGTAGGACTAATATCCCTTTGCAGGGTTATGCAAAGATTAAAAAATCCCCAAATAACGTCCCTATACTTTAGactaatctggaatttggatGGAACCGTTTGTCTAAATGaaagtttgtgaaatttcaatatttccctatttaattatattatcatttttatatttaaaattcttatttttcctatttgcgttttttttttcttgtttccccttttcttcttccaccATCATCACCAGACCCAAACTTTTCCTATCTCTGTCGTCTCTCAAGCTATCACCATGGTCCGCCGCTCCTTCACAAACTCCTCCCATCACCACCACTACTGCGACCTTTTAATTGAAAAGCAAATCAAGACAAGACCCAAGATTTTGCTTTCTAAATCCTCTTAGAGCTTCCGTATCTATAGACGAATATACCACTATCATCACCCAAAATCGAAAGACTCCGTGAATGAACAATAAATCTCCAGCACCCCAAGAAATTCACATTCCACCCACTTTAGTACTAGTGGTGCCACTGCCAATTCAAGGTTCATCATTGTCATCATCATTCTTGGTCGCAGAAGATTAATGcacaagcaaaggaaaaaaggaagaaacaggTTTAAGCGTGCAAAATATAAAACTCTAATAAAGATTTTCATGAAACAGAACTATGCAAATGCAGTTTTTCCTCAGGATTCCTTTCAAATGACAACTTAGAAAATGAACTTAAAACAAATATATGATTGATATATCAGCATACTTAAGGTGGATAATATAACTCATTTTGCTTCATGTTTCAAATCTTGGCATCATCCTGCAACAAAAGACATTGGAAAGATTATTTGAGTGGAGCAAACTTGATCAGTAGGATTAAGTAAAAGAACGTGCTTTCATGCCGAGATATTCGGAAAATACTTAATTTGACGTTTTATCTTTTGAAGTGTTGCCACAACATCCTTCATATTAGTCCGATCTCGCGGGCACTTAGCACAGCAACTCAAAGCCAATTTGAAGATCACTGAAATACACTCCAATTTCTCATTGAAATGCTCATCTTGCCGCCCAAGTAAGTTTGCATCTATAACCTGAGTGGTTGCATTAGGCAGAGATTCTTCAATCCAACTCTTCAGGCTCAAATCATCTTCGAACATTTCATCACTAGGCTTCATTCTTGAAAAGGTTTCCATCAAAACTATACCAAAACTATAAACATCAACCCTTGTTGACACCTGCCCTTCAAGTCCATACTCTGTGATATGAAAGGCAATCCATCAtgcttaaagtgaaaaaaatagaaaacttggAAGATTGACATATAATTCATGAAAAAAAACAGATAAAAAAAGCAACTAAAaagaagtcaaatatgccaaaccTGGTGCCAAGTATCCAAGCGTTGCAAGTGTCTTGGTATGCAGAACACTATTTTCTTCATCCAAAAACTTTGTCATGCCAAAATCACTTACATGAGCAACCATATTTTCGTCGAGCAATAGGCTTTGAAGACAATAGAAAGGCAAATTTGCATATATAATCAACATTGAATTGTTTTTTCTTTCAGATAAATGCATATATTTTTGCAGATTAATATGCTTAATAATTACAaatgataagtgactaatttacgtaataattgtatgacattttatattatttttagtcactttggttatattattggaagaatatgaattattttggctataattggtgaaaaatgcttttaagtgattaaatgaggtttttatcactttttacttggattttgtgtattttgacagttttgacacattttcgtatttcggctataacttgagctacaatgatcggattgagatgattcttaaaccaatttgaagataagagatatatctacaactttggtgaagacatctaaatccagtttgaaggttttcaaaGTGAAAAAGCTGAATTACAGTAGCAAATTTCTACTagtcgaagctgaaacagggcaatgagcaggcaagggtatttcggtcatttctcagcctacacagatctaaatgaggtgattcttgatgcattggaaagctaactcaaagggctacaagtttcatgttttggtcaagagctaaatcagcttttatcatcaaggaAAGTTCAGTGGAAGTTGAtgcaaaatcggagcagagctggaaattgagccagaagtgaccaaatggtcactgtagcaatccggccggaatttggccggatttgtggccggattgtggtcagagaggtctgctttttacgcggaaaactcaatttcacctccaccaactcacatgggatgctagacatgtgagaaacatctCCAGCTGTAAAAGGAAGGTGGaggcctcatttcttgaccacctttcatcataaaaGAGCCAAGATTGCAAGAGAAGGGAGGGGATAGCAGAGATTAGAGAGGAGATAGAGCAAAAGAGATGGAGTTCATAGCAGAGAAAAGGGAGATAGAGAGAGATACGGGAAAAACTTGGTCTGTAACAATGTAGTTCTTTCATCTTCTTAGTAGTAGGTTAGTTTAGTTTAGCtagtagttcatccattcttgttattagctagatgaagaagaagatggaggatgaagaaggtaaggaagaaaactcatgtgacaagggttgtattccttccaaactctttatcttttgtacttgattctaagtttagttaatatacaagttctggattttgtgtttaatatgtgtttttaaagtttaagtcttgggtttggttgaactttctatgattgttagtgtttattatttggttatttgattgctatgatttgagcaagttatttagcactttggcttcttaaatcatgattaatctggtaccattgattgtgattatctaaggtgttgtttctgcaatgaaaattgagatttaacactagttcaagaggtgctaaacatagggagtacactcacgaaagtagaggtgcacttatgtggtttttaatgattcatttcatgtaatttcattgaagaaatgaacttgtagctaatttcataaccatgagaataggtatgaattagttatgagtatagttgattcactacgaaagtaggtttcacatgtttaaggaaattacaccataactagcctagatgtagtattcaatgatccaaatataacacttgcatgagtagttagggataccacaacctaaggagctttcatttgttattttgtataatttcagtaggttaaatttgttataatttattgatagtctaaataatagagaagcttt
This portion of the Coffea arabica cultivar ET-39 chromosome 2e, Coffea Arabica ET-39 HiFi, whole genome shotgun sequence genome encodes:
- the LOC113731099 gene encoding receptor-like serine/threonine-protein kinase At1g78530 encodes the protein MHLSERKNNSMLIIYANLPFYCLQSLLLDENMVAHVSDFGMTKFLDEENSVLHTKTLATLGYLAPEYGLEGQVSTRVDVYSFGIVLMETFSRMKPSDEMFEDDLSLKSWIEESLPNATTQVIDANLLGRQDEHFNEKLECISVIFKLALSCCAKCPRDRTNMKDVVATLQKIKRQIKMMPRFET